From a single Ciconia boyciana chromosome 6, ASM3463844v1, whole genome shotgun sequence genomic region:
- the DHRS7 gene encoding dehydrogenase/reductase SDR family member 7 isoform X2, which yields MEGSCAENELRGKVVWVTGASSGIGEELAYQLSKIGALLAISARREDELERVKKKCLQISNLSEKDILVLRLDLTDRSSHEAATNSVLKHFGKIDVLVNNGGRSQRSLFVDTNLDVYSAIMELNYLGTISLTKHVLNHMIQRKKGKIVTVSSVMGIMGAPLASGYCASKHALQGFFNSLRTELTDYPEISIINICPGPVQSKIIQNVFTENLAKSLENSGDQSHKMPTDRCVRLTLVSAANDLKEAWISDHPYLAVCYLWQYAPTWAWWLMNRMGKKRIQNFKSGVDADVSYSRKKK from the exons AAAATGAACTGCGTGGCAAGGTTGTCTGGGTGACAGGAGCTTCAAGTGGAATTGGAGAAGAATTGGCTTACCAGCTATCAAAGATAGGAGCCTTGCTTGCCATCTCAGCAAGAAGAGAGGATGAGCtggaaagagtgaaaaagaaatgccttC AGATTAGCAACTTGAGTGAAAAAGATATCCTTGTTCTGCGTCTTGACCTGACCGATAGAAGCTCTCATGAAGCTGCAACCAACAGTGTTCTTAAGCATTTTGGCAAG ATTGATGTTTTGGTGAACAATGGTGGACGTTCCCAACGCTCTCTGTTTGTGGATACAAACCTGGATGTCTACAGTGCCATAATGGAACTCAACTACCTAGGTACAATCTCTTTAACAAAACATGTCCTGAATCACATgatccaaaggaaaaaaggaaagatcgTTACTGTGAGCAGTGTGATGGGTATCATGGGAGCTCCTCTTGCCTCTGGGTACTGTGCCAGCAAGCATGCTCTGCAG ggtttttttaattctcttcgGACTGAGCTGACTGACTACCCTGAGATAAGTATCATCAACATATGCCCAGGGCCTGTACAGTCTAAGATTATACAAAATGTCTTTACGGAGAATCTTGCAAAG tCCCTAGAGAACAGCGGTGATCAGTCCCACAAGATGCCAACCGACCGCTGTGTCCGGCTCACTCTGGTGAGCGCAGCCAACGACCTGAAGGAGGCTTGGATCAGTGACCACCCCTATCTGGCCGTTTGCTACCTCTGGCAGTATGCACCCACTTGGGCTTGGTGGCTGATGAACAGAATGGGCAAGAAGAGGATACAGAACTTTAAGAGCGGAGTG GACGCTGATGTCTCTTACTCAAGAAAGAAGAAGTAA
- the PCNX4 gene encoding pecanex-like protein 4 isoform X2, translating to MGPDVPLLNDYKQEFFLKRFPQTVLGGPRFKLGYCAPPYIYVNQIILFLTPWVLGGVGTLLYQLGIMKDYYTAALSGGLMFVTALILQMTNLYAKQKTVRVERMQIQNTLTDEDEFEFSSCVGSETVKFIIPGKKYIINTVFHSLLAGVLCGLGTWYLLPNRITLLYSNIGGTVMIFVFGWVTICIGEYSLIINTATETATFQALDTYEITALMRPFYIFVFIAVDLAHRFAVNTAILEQTNQILHVIFLFLPFLWAMGILPPLDAFFLWGMEQLLEFGLGGSPMSSNTKEIQRVYLFGVFRNPFYPKDVRTVTVFMEKQRRLMKVGVVRRILLTLVSPFAMIAFLSLDRSLQNLHSVSVCIGFTRIFRMVWQNTENALLDIVVVSVAQMLVFNPDLWWNRSLDTGIRLLLVGILRDRLLQFVSKLQFAIAILLTSWTEKKQRRKSTATLITLNVVFFPILLTFVTISALLSSPLLPLFTLPVFLIGFPRPIRSWPGPVGATACVCSDTVYYQQMVPSLAVALQSALAAGSLGLSLPGSHYLCRFQDRLMWILVLEKGFTYCGVNIKGLELQETSCHAAEAHRVDEIFEMAFEHQEHAKILSPNHHFGHILTPCTVLPVRLYSDARNVLSGIIDSHENLKHLKDDFIKVLVWMLVQYCYKKSKTWESPGNADKNKKGLFPENQHSGAVERARPLREEDSFSVDTIEDWTDDSDIFDLEPSGRMKDRKEPGQLGTTPKVPLSIPGSVETQSQDVPQEMSPEDKLYRAVVLGLPAVDKGKQQEVLPPVEFSCCYSELLSIPEEWRTAPVPTSKVNEMRQRFPEEWYHFILSQLDFFHLKEKPSNLLEDLMKDKALKDLYIHGVLSCCFGLFGLDNTVPAPSHVFRAYTGGIPWSVGLDWLTSKPELFQLALKAFRYTFKLMVDKASLGPVENFKELVNYLEEYENDWYIGLVSDLEWQQAVLQEKPYLFSLGHDPNMGIYTGRVLTLQELLVQVGKLNDEAVRGQWANLSWELLYATNDDEERYSIQAHPVLLRNLTVQAADPPLGYPVYSSELLHLPLF from the exons ATGGGTCCAGATGTACCTCTGCTGAATGATTACAAACAGGAGTTCTTCTTGAAGCGCTTTCCACAGACTGTGCTGGGAGGTCCCCGGTTTAAATTAGGCTATTGTGCCCCTCCTTACATATATGTGAATCAGATCATTCTTTTCTTGACGCCATGGGTTTTGGGAGGAGTAGGAACACTTTTGTACCAATTAGGCATTATGAAAGACTATTATACTGCAGCACTTTCAGGAGGACTGATGTTCGTTACTGCACTTATTCTTCAGATGACAAATCTATATGcgaaacagaaaacagtgagAGTAGAAAGAATGCAAATTCAGAATACCCTAACAGATGAAGATGAGTTTGAATTTTCCAGCTGTGTAGGTTCAGAGACAGTAAAATTTATTATTCCTGGCAAGAAGTATATAATCAACACTGTATTTCATTCCCTTCTGGCAGGGGTATTGTGTGGGTTGGGAACTTGGTATTTGCTGCCAAACAGAATAACCTTGCTGTATAGCAACATTGGAGGAACTGTTATGATCTTTGTATTTGGATGGGTGACTATATGTATAGGAGAGTATTCGTTAATCATAAATACAGCTACCGAAACAGCTACTTTCCAAGCACTGGACACTTATGAAATCACTGCTCTGATGAGACCTTtctatatttttgtctttattgcaGTGGATCTTGCACACAG GTTTGCTGTCAACACAGCCATTCTAGAACAGACAAACCAGATTTTGCAcgtcatatttctttttctgccgTTCTTATGGGCAATGGGAATTCTGCCCCCACTTGACGCATTTTTTCTATGGGGAATGGAACAACTGTTGGAGTTTGGACTAGGAGGTTCACCTATGTCAAGTAACACAAA AGAGATTCAGAGAGTGTACTTGTTTGGAGTCTTCCGAAACCCCTTTTATCCAAAGGATGTCAGGACTGTGACTGTGTTCATGGAgaagcaaagaaggctaatgaaAGTTGGTGTTGTCAGGAGGATTTTACTAACACTAG TGTCTCCGTTTGCTATGATAGCATTCCTGTCACTAGACCGTTCGCTACAAAATCTTCATTCTGTGTCTGTTTGCATTGGATTCACAAGAATATTTAGGATg GTCTGgcagaatacagaaaatgcCCTACTGGACATAGTGGTTGTGTCAGTAGCACAAATGTTGGTGTTTAATCCAGACCTCTGGTGGAACAGGAGCCTAGATACAGGAATCAGACTCTTGCTG GTTGGTATCCTACGGGATCGGCTGCTTCAGTTTGTCTCAAAGTTGCAGTTTGCCATAGCTATTCTTTTGACATCGtggacagagaaaaaacaacgTCGTAAATCTACTGCCACCTTAATCACACTCAATGTCGTTTTCTTCCCAATCCTGCTGACCTTCGTCACCATCTCTGcgctcctttcttctcccttgctGCCGCTCTTCACGCTACCGGTATTTTTGATTGGGTTTCCTAGGCCTATCCGAAGCTGGCCAGGACCTGTGGGCGCTACAGCGTGTGTTTGCTCCGATACCGTGTACTACCAGCAGATGGTTCCAAGTCTGGCTGTTGCTCTGCAGTCTGCACTAGCAGCCGGTAGCCTAG GTCTCTCTCTACCTGGATCACATTACTTGTGCCGTTTTCAGGATAGACTGATGTGGATATTGGTGCTAGAAAAAGGCTTCACTTACTGTGGTGTTAACATTAAG GGGCTAGAATTGCAGGAAACATCCTGTCACGCTGCTGAAGCTCACAGAGTTGATGAAATTTTTGAAATGGCCTTCGAACATCAGGAGCACGCAAAGATTCTCTCTCCCAATCACCATTTTGGACACATTTTGACTCCTTGTACTGTTCTACCTGTGCGGCTGTATTCTGATGCCAGAAATGTGTTATCTGGAATAATTGACTCTCATGAGAATTTAAAGCATCTGAAAGATGATTTCATTAAAGTGCTTGTATGGATGCTTGTCCAGTATTGTTataaaaaatcaaaaacatGGGAAAGCCCAGGCAATGCCgacaagaacaaaaaaggatTGTTTCCAGAAAATCAGCATAGCGGTGCAGTAGAAAGAGCCAGGCCTCTGAGGGAAGAAGATAGCTTTAGTGTTGATACAATTGAGGACTGGACTGATGATAGTGACATTTTTGATCTTGAACCCAGTGGcagaatgaaagacagaaaagaaccTGGGCAGTTGGGAACTACACCAAAAGTACCTCTGTCTATTCCAGGATCTGTAGAAACACAGAGCCAAGATGTCCCACAAGAAATGTCACCAGAAGATAAATTATACAGGGCTGTTGTGCTTGGGCTTCCTGCTGTAGACAAAGGGAAACAGCAAGAAGTTTTACCTCCGGTTGAATTTAGTTGCTGTTACTCGGAGCTATTGAGCATCCCTGAAGAATGGAGAACAGCCCCGGTGCCTACTTCCAAAGTCAATGAGATGAGGCAGAGGTTTCCAGAAGAATGGTACCATTTCATTTTGAGTCAACTGGacttttttcatctgaaagaaaagccttcCAATTTACTTGAAGACCTTATGAAAGATAAAGCTTTGAAAGACTTATACATCCATGGAGTATTGTCGTGTTGTTTTGGTCTGTTTGGACTGGATAACACCGTGCCTGCCCCAAGCCATGTGTTCAGAGCGTACACTGGTGGTATTCCATGGTCTGTTGGTTTGGACTGGCTAACCAGCAAACCAGAGCTATTCCAGCTTGCATTAAAAGCATTCAG ATACACTTTTAAACTTATGGTTGACAAAGCGAGCCTGGGTCCAGTTGAGAACTTCAAAGAGCTGGTTAACTATCTGGAAGAATATGAAAATGATTGGTACATTGGACTGGTATCAGATCTTGAGTGGCAGCAGgcagttcttcaggaaaagcCATACCTTTTTTCACTGGGGCATGACCCAAACAtg GGAATTTACACTGGGCGAGTCCTCACTCTTCAGGAATTGTTAGTACAAGTGGGAAAACTTAATGACGAAGCTGTCCGAGGTCAGTGGGCAAATCTGTCCTGGGAGCTGCTGTATGCTACAAATGATGATGAAGAACGCTACAGCATCCAGGCACACCCCGTTCTTCTGCGAAACCTTACTGTGCAAGCTGCGGACCCGCCTCTTGGCTACCCCGTTTATTCATCTGAACTTCTGCATCTGCCTTTGTTCTAG
- the PCNX4 gene encoding pecanex-like protein 4 isoform X1: MGPDVPLLNDYKQEFFLKRFPQTVLGGPRFKLGYCAPPYIYVNQIILFLTPWVLGGVGTLLYQLGIMKDYYTAALSGGLMFVTALILQMTNLYAKQKTVRVERMQIQNTLTDEDEFEFSSCVGSETVKFIIPGKKYIINTVFHSLLAGVLCGLGTWYLLPNRITLLYSNIGGTVMIFVFGWVTICIGEYSLIINTATETATFQALDTYEITALMRPFYIFVFIAVDLAHRFAVNTAILEQTNQILHVIFLFLPFLWAMGILPPLDAFFLWGMEQLLEFGLGGSPMSSNTKLLVMFLISAGTAIASYFIPSTLGVILFMTGFGFILSLNLSEIGFAFKHTMISHLASSKSKNMHRGLRIQFGWREFIFYLTVLTFALIEASLLHQFAGFSSFSKASPQAIASYILIILLIIMWILREIQRVYLFGVFRNPFYPKDVRTVTVFMEKQRRLMKVGVVRRILLTLVSPFAMIAFLSLDRSLQNLHSVSVCIGFTRIFRMVWQNTENALLDIVVVSVAQMLVFNPDLWWNRSLDTGIRLLLVGILRDRLLQFVSKLQFAIAILLTSWTEKKQRRKSTATLITLNVVFFPILLTFVTISALLSSPLLPLFTLPVFLIGFPRPIRSWPGPVGATACVCSDTVYYQQMVPSLAVALQSALAAGSLGLSLPGSHYLCRFQDRLMWILVLEKGFTYCGVNIKGLELQETSCHAAEAHRVDEIFEMAFEHQEHAKILSPNHHFGHILTPCTVLPVRLYSDARNVLSGIIDSHENLKHLKDDFIKVLVWMLVQYCYKKSKTWESPGNADKNKKGLFPENQHSGAVERARPLREEDSFSVDTIEDWTDDSDIFDLEPSGRMKDRKEPGQLGTTPKVPLSIPGSVETQSQDVPQEMSPEDKLYRAVVLGLPAVDKGKQQEVLPPVEFSCCYSELLSIPEEWRTAPVPTSKVNEMRQRFPEEWYHFILSQLDFFHLKEKPSNLLEDLMKDKALKDLYIHGVLSCCFGLFGLDNTVPAPSHVFRAYTGGIPWSVGLDWLTSKPELFQLALKAFRYTFKLMVDKASLGPVENFKELVNYLEEYENDWYIGLVSDLEWQQAVLQEKPYLFSLGHDPNMGIYTGRVLTLQELLVQVGKLNDEAVRGQWANLSWELLYATNDDEERYSIQAHPVLLRNLTVQAADPPLGYPVYSSELLHLPLF, from the exons ATGGGTCCAGATGTACCTCTGCTGAATGATTACAAACAGGAGTTCTTCTTGAAGCGCTTTCCACAGACTGTGCTGGGAGGTCCCCGGTTTAAATTAGGCTATTGTGCCCCTCCTTACATATATGTGAATCAGATCATTCTTTTCTTGACGCCATGGGTTTTGGGAGGAGTAGGAACACTTTTGTACCAATTAGGCATTATGAAAGACTATTATACTGCAGCACTTTCAGGAGGACTGATGTTCGTTACTGCACTTATTCTTCAGATGACAAATCTATATGcgaaacagaaaacagtgagAGTAGAAAGAATGCAAATTCAGAATACCCTAACAGATGAAGATGAGTTTGAATTTTCCAGCTGTGTAGGTTCAGAGACAGTAAAATTTATTATTCCTGGCAAGAAGTATATAATCAACACTGTATTTCATTCCCTTCTGGCAGGGGTATTGTGTGGGTTGGGAACTTGGTATTTGCTGCCAAACAGAATAACCTTGCTGTATAGCAACATTGGAGGAACTGTTATGATCTTTGTATTTGGATGGGTGACTATATGTATAGGAGAGTATTCGTTAATCATAAATACAGCTACCGAAACAGCTACTTTCCAAGCACTGGACACTTATGAAATCACTGCTCTGATGAGACCTTtctatatttttgtctttattgcaGTGGATCTTGCACACAG GTTTGCTGTCAACACAGCCATTCTAGAACAGACAAACCAGATTTTGCAcgtcatatttctttttctgccgTTCTTATGGGCAATGGGAATTCTGCCCCCACTTGACGCATTTTTTCTATGGGGAATGGAACAACTGTTGGAGTTTGGACTAGGAGGTTCACCTATGTCAAGTAACACAAA GTTATTAGTAATGTTTCTCATTTCTGCTGGAACAGCAATAGCATCGTATTTCATTCCCAGCACTCTCGGTGTGATCCTCTTCATGACTGGATTTGGGTTCATACTGAGTCTTAACCTAAGCGAGATTGGTTTTGCCTTCAAACACACCATGATCAGCCATTTAGCCTCCAGCAAATCTAAAAATATGCACAGAGGTCTTAGAATACAATTTGGGTGgagggaatttattttttatttgactgtGTTGACATTTGCTCTCATAGAAGCTAGCCTGCTGCATCAATTTGCAGGCTTTTCATCATTTTCCAAAGCCAGTCCTCAGGCTATAGCGAGTTACATTCTGATcatattgcttataattatGTGGATTCTTAGAGAGATTCAGAGAGTGTACTTGTTTGGAGTCTTCCGAAACCCCTTTTATCCAAAGGATGTCAGGACTGTGACTGTGTTCATGGAgaagcaaagaaggctaatgaaAGTTGGTGTTGTCAGGAGGATTTTACTAACACTAG TGTCTCCGTTTGCTATGATAGCATTCCTGTCACTAGACCGTTCGCTACAAAATCTTCATTCTGTGTCTGTTTGCATTGGATTCACAAGAATATTTAGGATg GTCTGgcagaatacagaaaatgcCCTACTGGACATAGTGGTTGTGTCAGTAGCACAAATGTTGGTGTTTAATCCAGACCTCTGGTGGAACAGGAGCCTAGATACAGGAATCAGACTCTTGCTG GTTGGTATCCTACGGGATCGGCTGCTTCAGTTTGTCTCAAAGTTGCAGTTTGCCATAGCTATTCTTTTGACATCGtggacagagaaaaaacaacgTCGTAAATCTACTGCCACCTTAATCACACTCAATGTCGTTTTCTTCCCAATCCTGCTGACCTTCGTCACCATCTCTGcgctcctttcttctcccttgctGCCGCTCTTCACGCTACCGGTATTTTTGATTGGGTTTCCTAGGCCTATCCGAAGCTGGCCAGGACCTGTGGGCGCTACAGCGTGTGTTTGCTCCGATACCGTGTACTACCAGCAGATGGTTCCAAGTCTGGCTGTTGCTCTGCAGTCTGCACTAGCAGCCGGTAGCCTAG GTCTCTCTCTACCTGGATCACATTACTTGTGCCGTTTTCAGGATAGACTGATGTGGATATTGGTGCTAGAAAAAGGCTTCACTTACTGTGGTGTTAACATTAAG GGGCTAGAATTGCAGGAAACATCCTGTCACGCTGCTGAAGCTCACAGAGTTGATGAAATTTTTGAAATGGCCTTCGAACATCAGGAGCACGCAAAGATTCTCTCTCCCAATCACCATTTTGGACACATTTTGACTCCTTGTACTGTTCTACCTGTGCGGCTGTATTCTGATGCCAGAAATGTGTTATCTGGAATAATTGACTCTCATGAGAATTTAAAGCATCTGAAAGATGATTTCATTAAAGTGCTTGTATGGATGCTTGTCCAGTATTGTTataaaaaatcaaaaacatGGGAAAGCCCAGGCAATGCCgacaagaacaaaaaaggatTGTTTCCAGAAAATCAGCATAGCGGTGCAGTAGAAAGAGCCAGGCCTCTGAGGGAAGAAGATAGCTTTAGTGTTGATACAATTGAGGACTGGACTGATGATAGTGACATTTTTGATCTTGAACCCAGTGGcagaatgaaagacagaaaagaaccTGGGCAGTTGGGAACTACACCAAAAGTACCTCTGTCTATTCCAGGATCTGTAGAAACACAGAGCCAAGATGTCCCACAAGAAATGTCACCAGAAGATAAATTATACAGGGCTGTTGTGCTTGGGCTTCCTGCTGTAGACAAAGGGAAACAGCAAGAAGTTTTACCTCCGGTTGAATTTAGTTGCTGTTACTCGGAGCTATTGAGCATCCCTGAAGAATGGAGAACAGCCCCGGTGCCTACTTCCAAAGTCAATGAGATGAGGCAGAGGTTTCCAGAAGAATGGTACCATTTCATTTTGAGTCAACTGGacttttttcatctgaaagaaaagccttcCAATTTACTTGAAGACCTTATGAAAGATAAAGCTTTGAAAGACTTATACATCCATGGAGTATTGTCGTGTTGTTTTGGTCTGTTTGGACTGGATAACACCGTGCCTGCCCCAAGCCATGTGTTCAGAGCGTACACTGGTGGTATTCCATGGTCTGTTGGTTTGGACTGGCTAACCAGCAAACCAGAGCTATTCCAGCTTGCATTAAAAGCATTCAG ATACACTTTTAAACTTATGGTTGACAAAGCGAGCCTGGGTCCAGTTGAGAACTTCAAAGAGCTGGTTAACTATCTGGAAGAATATGAAAATGATTGGTACATTGGACTGGTATCAGATCTTGAGTGGCAGCAGgcagttcttcaggaaaagcCATACCTTTTTTCACTGGGGCATGACCCAAACAtg GGAATTTACACTGGGCGAGTCCTCACTCTTCAGGAATTGTTAGTACAAGTGGGAAAACTTAATGACGAAGCTGTCCGAGGTCAGTGGGCAAATCTGTCCTGGGAGCTGCTGTATGCTACAAATGATGATGAAGAACGCTACAGCATCCAGGCACACCCCGTTCTTCTGCGAAACCTTACTGTGCAAGCTGCGGACCCGCCTCTTGGCTACCCCGTTTATTCATCTGAACTTCTGCATCTGCCTTTGTTCTAG
- the PCNX4 gene encoding pecanex-like protein 4 isoform X3 — MFAVNTAILEQTNQILHVIFLFLPFLWAMGILPPLDAFFLWGMEQLLEFGLGGSPMSSNTKLLVMFLISAGTAIASYFIPSTLGVILFMTGFGFILSLNLSEIGFAFKHTMISHLASSKSKNMHRGLRIQFGWREFIFYLTVLTFALIEASLLHQFAGFSSFSKASPQAIASYILIILLIIMWILREIQRVYLFGVFRNPFYPKDVRTVTVFMEKQRRLMKVGVVRRILLTLVSPFAMIAFLSLDRSLQNLHSVSVCIGFTRIFRMVWQNTENALLDIVVVSVAQMLVFNPDLWWNRSLDTGIRLLLVGILRDRLLQFVSKLQFAIAILLTSWTEKKQRRKSTATLITLNVVFFPILLTFVTISALLSSPLLPLFTLPVFLIGFPRPIRSWPGPVGATACVCSDTVYYQQMVPSLAVALQSALAAGSLGLSLPGSHYLCRFQDRLMWILVLEKGFTYCGVNIKGLELQETSCHAAEAHRVDEIFEMAFEHQEHAKILSPNHHFGHILTPCTVLPVRLYSDARNVLSGIIDSHENLKHLKDDFIKVLVWMLVQYCYKKSKTWESPGNADKNKKGLFPENQHSGAVERARPLREEDSFSVDTIEDWTDDSDIFDLEPSGRMKDRKEPGQLGTTPKVPLSIPGSVETQSQDVPQEMSPEDKLYRAVVLGLPAVDKGKQQEVLPPVEFSCCYSELLSIPEEWRTAPVPTSKVNEMRQRFPEEWYHFILSQLDFFHLKEKPSNLLEDLMKDKALKDLYIHGVLSCCFGLFGLDNTVPAPSHVFRAYTGGIPWSVGLDWLTSKPELFQLALKAFRYTFKLMVDKASLGPVENFKELVNYLEEYENDWYIGLVSDLEWQQAVLQEKPYLFSLGHDPNMGIYTGRVLTLQELLVQVGKLNDEAVRGQWANLSWELLYATNDDEERYSIQAHPVLLRNLTVQAADPPLGYPVYSSELLHLPLF; from the exons AT GTTTGCTGTCAACACAGCCATTCTAGAACAGACAAACCAGATTTTGCAcgtcatatttctttttctgccgTTCTTATGGGCAATGGGAATTCTGCCCCCACTTGACGCATTTTTTCTATGGGGAATGGAACAACTGTTGGAGTTTGGACTAGGAGGTTCACCTATGTCAAGTAACACAAA GTTATTAGTAATGTTTCTCATTTCTGCTGGAACAGCAATAGCATCGTATTTCATTCCCAGCACTCTCGGTGTGATCCTCTTCATGACTGGATTTGGGTTCATACTGAGTCTTAACCTAAGCGAGATTGGTTTTGCCTTCAAACACACCATGATCAGCCATTTAGCCTCCAGCAAATCTAAAAATATGCACAGAGGTCTTAGAATACAATTTGGGTGgagggaatttattttttatttgactgtGTTGACATTTGCTCTCATAGAAGCTAGCCTGCTGCATCAATTTGCAGGCTTTTCATCATTTTCCAAAGCCAGTCCTCAGGCTATAGCGAGTTACATTCTGATcatattgcttataattatGTGGATTCTTAGAGAGATTCAGAGAGTGTACTTGTTTGGAGTCTTCCGAAACCCCTTTTATCCAAAGGATGTCAGGACTGTGACTGTGTTCATGGAgaagcaaagaaggctaatgaaAGTTGGTGTTGTCAGGAGGATTTTACTAACACTAG TGTCTCCGTTTGCTATGATAGCATTCCTGTCACTAGACCGTTCGCTACAAAATCTTCATTCTGTGTCTGTTTGCATTGGATTCACAAGAATATTTAGGATg GTCTGgcagaatacagaaaatgcCCTACTGGACATAGTGGTTGTGTCAGTAGCACAAATGTTGGTGTTTAATCCAGACCTCTGGTGGAACAGGAGCCTAGATACAGGAATCAGACTCTTGCTG GTTGGTATCCTACGGGATCGGCTGCTTCAGTTTGTCTCAAAGTTGCAGTTTGCCATAGCTATTCTTTTGACATCGtggacagagaaaaaacaacgTCGTAAATCTACTGCCACCTTAATCACACTCAATGTCGTTTTCTTCCCAATCCTGCTGACCTTCGTCACCATCTCTGcgctcctttcttctcccttgctGCCGCTCTTCACGCTACCGGTATTTTTGATTGGGTTTCCTAGGCCTATCCGAAGCTGGCCAGGACCTGTGGGCGCTACAGCGTGTGTTTGCTCCGATACCGTGTACTACCAGCAGATGGTTCCAAGTCTGGCTGTTGCTCTGCAGTCTGCACTAGCAGCCGGTAGCCTAG GTCTCTCTCTACCTGGATCACATTACTTGTGCCGTTTTCAGGATAGACTGATGTGGATATTGGTGCTAGAAAAAGGCTTCACTTACTGTGGTGTTAACATTAAG GGGCTAGAATTGCAGGAAACATCCTGTCACGCTGCTGAAGCTCACAGAGTTGATGAAATTTTTGAAATGGCCTTCGAACATCAGGAGCACGCAAAGATTCTCTCTCCCAATCACCATTTTGGACACATTTTGACTCCTTGTACTGTTCTACCTGTGCGGCTGTATTCTGATGCCAGAAATGTGTTATCTGGAATAATTGACTCTCATGAGAATTTAAAGCATCTGAAAGATGATTTCATTAAAGTGCTTGTATGGATGCTTGTCCAGTATTGTTataaaaaatcaaaaacatGGGAAAGCCCAGGCAATGCCgacaagaacaaaaaaggatTGTTTCCAGAAAATCAGCATAGCGGTGCAGTAGAAAGAGCCAGGCCTCTGAGGGAAGAAGATAGCTTTAGTGTTGATACAATTGAGGACTGGACTGATGATAGTGACATTTTTGATCTTGAACCCAGTGGcagaatgaaagacagaaaagaaccTGGGCAGTTGGGAACTACACCAAAAGTACCTCTGTCTATTCCAGGATCTGTAGAAACACAGAGCCAAGATGTCCCACAAGAAATGTCACCAGAAGATAAATTATACAGGGCTGTTGTGCTTGGGCTTCCTGCTGTAGACAAAGGGAAACAGCAAGAAGTTTTACCTCCGGTTGAATTTAGTTGCTGTTACTCGGAGCTATTGAGCATCCCTGAAGAATGGAGAACAGCCCCGGTGCCTACTTCCAAAGTCAATGAGATGAGGCAGAGGTTTCCAGAAGAATGGTACCATTTCATTTTGAGTCAACTGGacttttttcatctgaaagaaaagccttcCAATTTACTTGAAGACCTTATGAAAGATAAAGCTTTGAAAGACTTATACATCCATGGAGTATTGTCGTGTTGTTTTGGTCTGTTTGGACTGGATAACACCGTGCCTGCCCCAAGCCATGTGTTCAGAGCGTACACTGGTGGTATTCCATGGTCTGTTGGTTTGGACTGGCTAACCAGCAAACCAGAGCTATTCCAGCTTGCATTAAAAGCATTCAG ATACACTTTTAAACTTATGGTTGACAAAGCGAGCCTGGGTCCAGTTGAGAACTTCAAAGAGCTGGTTAACTATCTGGAAGAATATGAAAATGATTGGTACATTGGACTGGTATCAGATCTTGAGTGGCAGCAGgcagttcttcaggaaaagcCATACCTTTTTTCACTGGGGCATGACCCAAACAtg GGAATTTACACTGGGCGAGTCCTCACTCTTCAGGAATTGTTAGTACAAGTGGGAAAACTTAATGACGAAGCTGTCCGAGGTCAGTGGGCAAATCTGTCCTGGGAGCTGCTGTATGCTACAAATGATGATGAAGAACGCTACAGCATCCAGGCACACCCCGTTCTTCTGCGAAACCTTACTGTGCAAGCTGCGGACCCGCCTCTTGGCTACCCCGTTTATTCATCTGAACTTCTGCATCTGCCTTTGTTCTAG